Proteins from a single region of Runella sp. SP2:
- a CDS encoding adenylate/guanylate cyclase domain-containing protein, whose product MQLLQSLIHNFKQPSFGIGRAYYPLRILGYAYGILLLVLQGNSRGFDSNIYFLIGVFLIYPHVCFLVYKFSGSSRFIELSFLVIDTFWAGMFIGIMSFAIFPTIMYIVMTWTGNIGVRGVRQCLYGVVATIVGIGVSSFLKPITFEPNSSLLIELICCGLVTVYALYFGYTAYLSTIYQKKLRKEIEAEKKRSEELLLNILPYETAAELKSKGYVDAQTYGLVTVMFTDFKDFTKVSERMSAQELVLEIDKIYREFDQIIDKYGIEKIKTIGDAYMCAGGLPKSNQTHAADVVAAAIDILEFIHQEIETRKRLNLPYFEIRIGIHTGPLVAGVVGIKKFSYDIWGDAVNIASRMESSSEAGKINISETTYQLIKDRYACRHRGKITAKNKGEIDMYFVE is encoded by the coding sequence ATGCAATTGCTTCAATCGCTGATACATAATTTTAAGCAACCGTCTTTTGGTATAGGGCGCGCCTACTATCCACTGCGTATTTTGGGCTACGCGTACGGCATTCTTTTGCTTGTTTTACAGGGTAATAGCCGTGGTTTCGACAGCAATATCTACTTCCTCATTGGTGTTTTTTTGATTTACCCCCACGTTTGTTTTTTGGTTTATAAATTTTCTGGTTCGAGTCGCTTTATCGAACTCTCGTTTTTAGTCATAGACACCTTTTGGGCGGGTATGTTTATTGGTATTATGTCGTTTGCGATATTCCCGACCATTATGTATATCGTAATGACCTGGACGGGAAATATAGGCGTGCGAGGCGTACGGCAGTGTCTTTATGGCGTCGTGGCGACCATCGTTGGCATCGGCGTGAGTAGTTTTTTAAAGCCAATTACCTTTGAGCCTAATAGTAGCTTATTGATAGAACTAATCTGCTGTGGTTTGGTCACGGTTTATGCGCTTTATTTTGGCTATACGGCCTATCTTTCTACGATTTATCAGAAAAAACTTAGGAAAGAGATTGAAGCCGAAAAGAAACGTTCAGAAGAGCTATTGCTCAATATTTTGCCCTACGAAACAGCCGCAGAATTAAAAAGCAAAGGCTACGTGGACGCCCAAACGTATGGGTTGGTGACGGTGATGTTTACTGATTTCAAGGATTTCACCAAAGTGTCTGAGCGTATGAGTGCGCAAGAATTAGTGTTGGAAATTGATAAAATATACCGAGAATTTGATCAAATCATTGACAAATACGGCATCGAAAAAATCAAGACCATCGGCGATGCGTACATGTGCGCGGGCGGGCTTCCAAAATCCAACCAGACCCATGCCGCAGATGTGGTGGCGGCGGCTATTGATATTTTAGAATTTATCCACCAAGAAATTGAAACACGCAAACGCTTGAATTTGCCCTACTTTGAAATTAGAATTGGCATCCACACGGGGCCGCTAGTGGCGGGCGTAGTGGGCATCAAAAAATTCAGCTATGACATTTGGGGTGATGCCGTCAACATTGCCAGCCGTATGGAAAGCAGTAGCGAAGCAGGAAAAATTAATATTTCGGAAACGACCTATCAACTCATCAAAGACCGTTACGCATGTCGCCATCGAGGTAAAATTACGGCCAAAAACAAAGGCGAAATCGACATGTATTTTGTAGAATAA